Proteins encoded within one genomic window of Flavobacterium gilvum:
- a CDS encoding YdeI/OmpD-associated family protein yields MKNNMENLLKKEKEHLYFKNASDWREWLHENHHLSTGVYLIFYKVGSPFESMRWEEAVQVAICYGWIDSTVKNIDEHSRKQTFSPRKNKSVWSKLNKTYIEKLIAENLMHESGLAKIEIAKQNGSWNSLDAVEDLILPEDLAQAFEQNNIAFENYKNFSPSYRKGYLYWLNQAKRPETRSNRITTIVNLCQLNKKSRD; encoded by the coding sequence ATGAAAAATAATATGGAAAATCTTTTGAAAAAAGAAAAAGAACATCTCTATTTCAAAAACGCATCAGATTGGCGAGAATGGCTTCACGAGAACCATCACTTGTCAACTGGTGTTTATTTGATTTTCTATAAAGTAGGTAGTCCTTTTGAAAGTATGCGTTGGGAAGAAGCCGTACAGGTGGCGATTTGCTACGGATGGATTGATTCTACCGTCAAAAATATTGACGAACATAGTCGAAAACAGACTTTTTCTCCTAGAAAAAACAAAAGTGTCTGGAGCAAACTCAACAAAACTTATATCGAAAAACTTATCGCCGAAAATCTAATGCACGAAAGTGGCTTGGCAAAAATTGAAATTGCCAAACAAAATGGCTCTTGGAATTCATTAGATGCTGTTGAAGATTTAATACTTCCAGAAGATTTGGCTCAGGCATTCGAACAAAACAATATTGCTTTTGAAAACTACAAAAACTTTAGCCCTTCGTACCGAAAAGGATATTTATATTGGCTCAATCAAGCCAAAAGACCCGAAACGAGAAGCAATAGAATTACCACAATCGTTAATCTTTGCCAACTAAATAAAAAATCAAGGGACTGA
- a CDS encoding superoxide dismutase family protein: protein MKKIIFSTAVIVALIIGCKSSNKSSDSKKLDLTFEAKSNSKVTGTASFTEKNGKVTFVAKIAGLQPGIHAIHIHEKSDCSAADGSSAGGHWNPTFKKHGKWGEGEYHKGDIGNFTADAKGNGTITLTTDQWCIGCGDATKDIMGKGLIVHQGADDFVSQPAGNAGARVACSAIIK, encoded by the coding sequence ATGAAAAAAATAATCTTTTCTACCGCGGTAATTGTCGCCTTAATCATTGGCTGCAAATCCAGCAACAAATCAAGCGATTCAAAAAAACTAGACCTTACTTTTGAAGCCAAAAGTAATAGCAAAGTAACAGGAACAGCCTCTTTTACAGAAAAAAACGGCAAAGTGACTTTTGTTGCAAAAATTGCCGGATTGCAACCTGGAATTCACGCTATCCACATTCATGAAAAATCAGATTGTTCTGCTGCCGATGGAAGTTCTGCCGGAGGACACTGGAACCCAACTTTCAAAAAACACGGAAAATGGGGCGAAGGTGAATACCACAAAGGAGATATTGGCAATTTTACCGCTGATGCAAAAGGAAACGGAACCATCACTTTGACTACAGATCAATGGTGTATTGGTTGCGGAGATGCTACAAAAGACATTATGGGCAAAGGACTTATAGTTCATCAAGGTGCCGATGATTTTGTATCACAACCTGCCGGAAATGCTGGAGCAAGAGTAGCTTGTTCTGCAATAATAAAATAA
- a CDS encoding META domain-containing protein, with amino-acid sequence MNKITLLVVFVCMSFASCGTSKTATKEFSLEGSWELNYITGPKIAFDGLFPEKKPTISFNLKDNKIVGHNSCNKYFGTLITDGAKINFAAAKIGMTMMACNGNGDSVYMEALNKIESYTITDNGNTLNLLIGKVVMMRFTHQK; translated from the coding sequence ATGAATAAAATAACGTTATTAGTAGTTTTTGTTTGTATGAGTTTTGCATCCTGTGGGACATCCAAAACTGCTACAAAAGAATTTTCACTAGAAGGGTCTTGGGAATTAAATTATATAACGGGGCCTAAGATAGCTTTTGATGGCTTGTTTCCTGAAAAAAAACCAACAATTTCATTTAATTTAAAAGACAATAAGATAGTTGGGCACAATAGTTGTAACAAATATTTTGGAACTTTGATTACGGATGGTGCCAAAATTAATTTTGCAGCTGCCAAAATAGGAATGACTATGATGGCATGTAATGGAAATGGTGATTCAGTTTACATGGAAGCTCTCAATAAAATTGAATCCTATACAATTACAGATAATGGCAATACCTTAAATCTTTTGATAGGTAAGGTCGTTATGATGCGATTTACGCACCAAAAATAA
- a CDS encoding DUF4251 domain-containing protein gives MKTVVLSLFLSFSMLMGFAQEKTKKQIKEEQNLAKQKKMEALIEAKNYEFVADWAYPQGGRSINMTSNPNYFRIKKDSVHSEMPFFGRAYSGVAYSSNGGGLDFKGEMRNYILEKNKKDFTIKTEVKGQSDNYSIILIIYFDGGASLSINSNNRASINYRGNVAEIKTK, from the coding sequence ATGAAAACAGTTGTATTATCTCTTTTTCTTTCTTTTTCTATGCTAATGGGTTTTGCTCAGGAAAAAACCAAAAAGCAAATAAAAGAAGAACAAAATTTGGCAAAACAAAAAAAAATGGAAGCCCTAATTGAAGCCAAAAATTATGAATTTGTTGCAGATTGGGCTTATCCGCAAGGTGGCAGAAGCATTAATATGACTTCTAATCCAAATTATTTTCGAATTAAAAAAGATTCTGTTCACAGTGAAATGCCTTTTTTCGGGAGAGCCTATAGCGGAGTTGCTTATAGTAGTAACGGCGGAGGTTTGGACTTCAAAGGTGAAATGAGAAATTACATTCTTGAAAAAAACAAGAAAGATTTCACTATCAAAACAGAGGTAAAAGGACAATCGGATAATTATTCTATTATTTTGATAATCTATTTTGACGGAGGAGCTTCATTAAGTATCAATTCCAACAATAGGGCTTCAATTAATTATAGAGGAAATGTTGCTGAAATTAAAACGAAATAA
- a CDS encoding BamA/TamA family outer membrane protein — protein sequence MIKYLIAFFIVLFGNQTFVQAQSNVDGNNPCLPKTVFELFKKKDSILIVKPVKNNFLLVIPIIGVNPATGFSYGATAQYTFKGKELTDKYSSANLGVTLTTQKQLLINVKNNILLKNNRIYLRGDYRLYIFTQPNYGLGTNIIPTNRENPDFSIESIEEPMDYNYFKFHQSASWEIRNNFYVGGGVEIDWYSTINDKNLDIQNGIFTHHYNYSKQNGFNENEYFVNGLSVNFIYDSRDNQINTRKGWFANINYRFNGDLFNDQRASNVLNTEVRYFLPMDPRREQFVLGFWALGQFVTKGVVPYLNLPAIGWDQRSRSGEGYTQGLFRGNNLAYMQAELRFPITCNQLLSGTVFTNFITTSNNDDHVHLFQYVQPAVGVGLRLLIDKATRTNLVFDYAVGNHSKGFYLNAGETF from the coding sequence ATGATAAAATATTTGATTGCTTTTTTTATAGTTTTATTTGGAAACCAAACTTTTGTACAAGCCCAATCCAATGTTGATGGAAACAATCCTTGTCTGCCCAAGACAGTTTTTGAATTGTTCAAAAAGAAAGATTCTATTTTGATTGTAAAGCCCGTTAAAAACAACTTTTTGCTTGTGATTCCCATAATTGGGGTAAATCCGGCAACAGGATTCAGTTATGGCGCGACGGCCCAATATACTTTTAAGGGCAAAGAGCTTACCGATAAATATTCTTCTGCAAACCTCGGAGTGACTTTAACTACTCAAAAGCAATTATTGATTAATGTCAAAAACAATATTTTGCTTAAAAATAACAGAATATATCTTAGAGGAGATTATCGGCTGTATATTTTTACACAGCCCAATTACGGCCTCGGAACTAATATTATACCAACAAATAGGGAGAACCCTGATTTTAGTATCGAATCTATTGAAGAGCCGATGGATTATAACTATTTCAAATTTCATCAGTCTGCTTCATGGGAAATTAGAAATAATTTTTACGTAGGAGGCGGTGTGGAAATTGATTGGTATTCAACGATTAATGATAAAAATCTTGATATACAAAACGGAATATTCACACATCATTACAACTACAGCAAGCAAAACGGGTTTAATGAAAATGAATATTTTGTAAACGGGTTGAGTGTGAATTTTATATATGATTCGAGAGATAATCAGATTAATACACGAAAAGGCTGGTTTGCAAATATTAATTACAGATTTAACGGAGATTTATTTAATGACCAAAGAGCCAGTAATGTACTGAATACAGAGGTTAGATATTTTCTTCCTATGGATCCAAGGAGGGAACAATTTGTTCTCGGATTCTGGGCATTGGGGCAGTTTGTTACCAAAGGTGTTGTGCCTTATCTGAATCTGCCAGCCATTGGTTGGGATCAACGGAGCCGAAGCGGGGAGGGCTATACCCAAGGTTTGTTTCGGGGAAATAATTTGGCTTATATGCAGGCCGAATTAAGATTTCCTATAACTTGTAACCAGCTTCTTAGCGGTACCGTTTTCACAAATTTTATAACAACAAGCAATAATGATGACCATGTACATCTTTTTCAATATGTCCAGCCCGCAGTTGGGGTAGGGCTAAGATTGTTAATAGACAAAGCAACTCGAACAAACCTTGTTTTTGATTATGCGGTAGGAAACCATTCAAAAGGTTTTTATCTTAATGCGGGAGAAACTTTCTAA